The DNA sequence CGGCAACGTCGGCAACGGCTCCACCGCCAGCTTCGGCTTCAACGTCAGCTACTCGGGCACCTACTCGGCCCCGGCGAACTGCAAGCTGAACGGCGGCTCCTGCGACGCCGGCGGTGGCACCCCGACCACCACGCCGACGACCCCGACCCAGCCGACCACCACGCCGACCACCCCGACCACGCCCCCGACGACGACCACCACCACGCCGCCCCCGCCCGGTGGGCAGAAGAACGTCGGCTACTTCGTGCAGTGGGGCGTCTACGGGCGCAACTACCACGTCAAGAACATCGAGACGTCGGGCTCGGCCAGCAAGCTGACCCACATCAACTACGCGTTCGGCAACGTCAAGAACGGCCAGTGCACGGCCAACGACGACCCGTACGCCGACTACCAGAAGACCTACGACGCCTCGACCAGCGTCGACGGTGTCGCCGACACCTGGGACCAGCCGGTCGCCGGCAACTTCAACCAGCTGCGCAAGCTGAAGAAGCTGCACCCCGGGCTCAAGGTGATCTGGTCGTTCGGCGGCTGGACGTACTCCGGTGGCTTCGGCCAGGCCTCGCAGAACGCCGCCGCGTTCGCCCAGTCCTGCTACAACCTGCTGAAGGACCCGCGCTGGGCCGACATCTGGGACGGCATCGACATCGACTGGGAGTACCCCAACTCGTGCGGCCTGAGCTGTGACACCAGCGGTGCCGCGGCCTACAAGAACCTGATCTCCGCGCTGCGGTCCAAGTTCGGCTCGTCGTTCCTGGTCACCTCGGCCATCTCGGCCGACGGCACCAACGGTGGCAAGCTCGACGTCGCCGACTACGCCGGTGCGGCGCAGTACCTCGACTGGTTCAACGTCATG is a window from the Amycolatopsis sp. NBC_00355 genome containing:
- a CDS encoding glycosyl hydrolase family 18 protein, giving the protein MSRKRWHLLGLFTAVGAITVGLITVPASAAGGVSAGFTKGSDWGTGYEGKYTISNGSGSTLAAWTVEFDLPSGAKVASLWDGSYTAAGQHVTVKNTWNGNVGNGSTASFGFNVSYSGTYSAPANCKLNGGSCDAGGGTPTTTPTTPTQPTTTPTTPTTPPTTTTTTPPPPGGQKNVGYFVQWGVYGRNYHVKNIETSGSASKLTHINYAFGNVKNGQCTANDDPYADYQKTYDASTSVDGVADTWDQPVAGNFNQLRKLKKLHPGLKVIWSFGGWTYSGGFGQASQNAAAFAQSCYNLLKDPRWADIWDGIDIDWEYPNSCGLSCDTSGAAAYKNLISALRSKFGSSFLVTSAISADGTNGGKLDVADYAGAAQYLDWFNVMTYDYFGAFAPQGPTAPHSPLTSYSGIPTPGFYSDAAIQKLKSKGVPSSKLLLGIGFYGRGWTGVTQATPGGTATGPAAATYEPGIEDYKVLKNSCPSTGTIAGTAYAKCGSNWWSYDTPATIGGKMSYTKQQGLGGAFFWELSGDTTNGELITAMKNGLS